Proteins from one Triticum aestivum cultivar Chinese Spring chromosome 7A, IWGSC CS RefSeq v2.1, whole genome shotgun sequence genomic window:
- the LOC123148224 gene encoding FBD-associated F-box protein At5g60610: protein MADGAGSGRSRLSALPNDLLRHIVTFLPVMEAARAATLGRGWRHLWRSYPLVLKDADIPERARDAAIPRVLADHPGHFRAVILYDCRLASLDRELPAWPRLLVDKRTEKLVLAYSWVVNQPNPGRLLPADILRCDSLQELTLDFWTFPSGAEVVLPRLRILAMVRIGISEQELESLIAASPVLESLRLTLNSPKHVRLRSQSLQCALVGLSRVEEFTLVDTPLLERLYLFLPPTGVVGFRIACAPNLQVLGYLDTRAHKLQIGNSVIGSDTMVSASTVVRSVKILALTVNFGVFGEVKMLASFLRCFPNIDTLHIESAPHDPSVTANESSGEYHAKFWQEISPICCLRSHIKKMVIHDYRGDQNEFEFLKFIAMNAQELQSLLIVPHEGILSSADKVNEIKDKLQCLQFPTGISAVLQLSPKAGTGLRLEKASNLTIDDPFEW from the exons ATGGccgacggcgccggcagcggcaggTCCCGCCTCAGCGCCCTCCCCAACGACCTGCTCCGCCACATCGTCACCTTCCTCCCCGTCATGGaagccgcccgcgccgccacccTCGGCCGCGGCTGGCGCCACCTCTGGCGCTCATACCCGCTCGTCCTCAAGGATGCCGACATCCCCGAGCGCGCGCGCGACGCCGCAATCCCCCGAGTCCTCGCCGACCACCCGGGCCACTTCCGCGCCGTCATCCTCTACGACTGCCGGCTCGCCTCACTGGACCGCGAGCTCCCCGCCTGGCCGCGCCTCCTCGTCGACAAGCGCACGGAGAAGCTCGTTCTCGCCTACAGTTGGGTCGTGAACCAGCCCAACCCGGGGCGCCTTCTTCCCGCCGACATCCTCCGCTGCGACTCGCTCCAGGAGCTCACCCTGGACTTCTGGACGTTCCCCAGCGGCGCCGAGGTCGTTCTTCCCCGCCTCCGGATTCTCGCCATGGTAAGGATTGGCATAAGCGAGCAGGAACTGGAGTCCTTGATCGCTGCCAGCCCCGTTCTAGAGTCCCTTCGGCTCACCCTCAATAGCCCCAAGCACGTCCGGCTCCGCAGCCAAAGCCTCCAGTGCGCGCTCGTTGGGCTATCCAGAGTGGAGGAGTTCACCCTGGTGGACACGCCGCTCCTGGAGCGGCTCTACTTGTTCCTGCCGCCTACTGGTGTGGTGGGGTTCAGAATCGCTTGTGCTCCCAACCTGCAGGTGCTCGGCTACCTGGACACAAGAGCTCACAAGCTGCAGATTGGTAACAGCGTCATCGGG TCAGACACAATGGTGAGCGCAAGCACTGTGGTTCGAAGCGTCAAGATATTGGCGTTAACTGTGAATTTTGGTGTCTTTGGGGAGGTTAAGATGCTGGCCAGCTTCCTCAGATGCTTTCCCAATATTGACACGCTGCACATTGAG TCTGCACCGCATGATCCATCTGTAACTGCCAATGAATCCAGTGGGGAGTATCATGCCAAGTTCTGGCAGGAGATCAGTCCGATTTGTTGCTTGAGATCACATATCAAGAAGATGGTTATTCACGATTACCGAGGGGATCAAAATGAATTTGAGTTCCTCAAGTTCATTGCCATGAATGCCCAGGAGCTGCAGTCCTTACTGATTGTGCCGCATGAAGGAATTttgtcttcagctgacaaggtgAATGAGATAAAAGACAAATTGCAGTGTCTACAGTTTCCAACAGGTATCTCTGCAGTGCTGCAGTTGTCACCTAAAGCAGGCACTGGTTTGCGCTTGGAGAAAGCATCCAATCTTACAATCGATGACCCTTTTGAATGGTGA